One part of the Sneathia vaginalis genome encodes these proteins:
- a CDS encoding LacI family DNA-binding transcriptional regulator gives MKKLTIKDIAKLAGVSFKTVSRVINNEDNVKEETKEKVKKILLEQNFSVNYNAKRLASSRTRQIGVITNTKSNELSKNYIILHHILTFAKMKDYTIIVHESLDKVKRNNLGKIDKGFYEGIIFLNPKKMEDIEETVRDKLPVVMSGISEKYVCVGTDQYESGYIATMALIKKGCKDIAVILDDPDTTTNKEKVRGYADALKSVGYMINDENIHYNYRTSFDVEALITKKYLKDSLYDGVLIGSDVLGLGAVRAINKLKIPCPMNFKFITFGNTFICNETYPSMSSIKQNFESIAKNLVDKIVELIENKDKPKSMVIPAEIIERESTI, from the coding sequence ATGAAGAAATTAACGATTAAAGATATTGCAAAATTGGCAGGTGTGTCGTTTAAAACAGTTTCTAGAGTTATTAATAATGAAGATAATGTAAAGGAAGAAACAAAAGAAAAAGTTAAAAAGATCTTATTAGAACAAAACTTTAGTGTGAACTATAACGCTAAAAGACTTGCTAGTAGTAGAACAAGACAAATAGGTGTAATAACAAATACAAAAAGTAATGAATTGAGTAAGAACTATATTATACTACATCATATATTAACCTTTGCGAAAATGAAAGACTATACTATTATAGTACATGAAAGCTTAGATAAGGTTAAAAGAAATAATTTAGGTAAAATAGATAAAGGGTTTTATGAAGGTATAATCTTTTTAAATCCTAAAAAAATGGAAGATATAGAAGAGACTGTTAGAGATAAACTTCCAGTTGTGATGTCAGGTATTAGTGAAAAGTATGTATGTGTTGGAACAGATCAGTATGAAAGTGGATATATTGCAACAATGGCACTTATTAAAAAAGGCTGTAAGGATATAGCGGTAATACTAGATGATCCAGATACAACAACTAATAAAGAAAAGGTTAGAGGTTATGCTGATGCTCTAAAAAGTGTTGGATACATGATAAATGATGAGAATATACACTATAATTACAGAACTAGTTTTGATGTTGAAGCTTTAATAACTAAAAAGTATCTAAAAGATAGTTTGTATGATGGAGTATTAATAGGTAGTGATGTTTTAGGTTTAGGTGCTGTAAGAGCGATTAATAAATTAAAAATTCCTTGTCCAATGAATTTTAAGTTTATAACCTTCGGTAATACCTTTATATGTAACGAAACATATCCAAGCATGAGTTCAATTAAACAAAATTTCGAAAGTATAGCTAAAAATTTAGTAGATAAGATAGTTGAACTTATAGAAAATAAGGATAAACCTAAAAGTATGGTTATACCAGCAGAAATTATTGAAAGAGAGTCTACAATATAA
- the pfkA gene encoding 6-phosphofructokinase yields MKKIAILTSGGDAQGMNTAIRAVAKTAMFKGWEVYGIRRGYKGMLEDDIYKMTPLDVSNIADKGGTILKTARLPEFKDPKVRALAAENLKKRGIDSLVTIGGDGSYHGAYYLNIEHGIQTVGLPGTIDNDIAGTDFTIGFYTALNIVIDAISKLRDTAQSHDRTILVEVMGRNCGDIALNACIAGGANGVIIPEMPYKIEAIEEIIRKRREEGKNFDVIVVSEGVKEGTQEIARQLKERNPKLDVKVTTLGHIQRGGSPTAFDRLLATRLGVAAVNLIEKNEADGVMLGIEKTLVVTHKLQYAWENYEKKDQKFYEIAMMLSI; encoded by the coding sequence ATGAAAAAAATAGCTATTCTAACTAGTGGCGGTGATGCACAAGGTATGAACACTGCAATTCGTGCCGTTGCAAAAACAGCAATGTTTAAAGGTTGGGAAGTTTATGGTATCAGAAGAGGTTACAAAGGTATGCTTGAAGATGACATATACAAAATGACACCACTAGACGTTTCAAATATTGCAGATAAAGGTGGAACAATATTAAAGACAGCTAGATTGCCTGAATTTAAAGATCCTAAAGTAAGAGCATTAGCTGCAGAAAATTTAAAGAAAAGAGGTATTGACTCTCTTGTTACAATAGGTGGTGACGGTTCATATCATGGTGCATACTATTTAAATATTGAACATGGTATACAAACTGTTGGATTACCTGGTACAATAGACAATGATATTGCAGGTACTGATTTCACTATTGGTTTTTACACTGCATTAAACATTGTAATTGACGCTATATCAAAATTACGTGATACTGCTCAATCTCATGACAGAACTATCCTTGTAGAAGTTATGGGAAGAAATTGTGGAGATATTGCTTTAAATGCTTGTATCGCTGGTGGTGCAAACGGTGTTATTATCCCTGAAATGCCATATAAAATAGAAGCTATTGAAGAAATAATAAGAAAAAGAAGAGAAGAAGGAAAGAATTTTGATGTTATAGTTGTTTCTGAAGGTGTAAAAGAAGGCACTCAAGAAATTGCAAGACAATTAAAAGAAAGAAATCCTAAATTAGATGTAAAAGTTACAACTCTAGGACATATACAAAGAGGTGGATCTCCTACAGCATTTGATAGATTACTTGCAACTAGATTAGGTGTAGCTGCAGTTAATTTAATAGAAAAAAATGAAGCAGATGGAGTTATGCTTGGAATAGAAAAGACTTTAGTTGTTACACACAAATTACAATATGCTTGGGAAAACTATGAAAAGAAAGATCAAAAATTCTATGAAATTGCAATGATGTTATCAATCTAA
- a CDS encoding MFS transporter, producing MEYRKFGMLDKLAYMSGDVANDLSFIFVMMYLMVFYTKVLGISGAVVGLLFLTARIVDAFTDIGMGRLVDIIKPRKEGKFRFWIKMVAPFVSLSSFLLFVYVVKDFSMPIKIAYIFVTYIFWGSICYTAINIPYGSMASVITIDCEKRASLSVYRSVGASISVLLISYIVPKVIFVEKYINGKLENVIVPERFTILALAFSILSFIFYMFCYKFSIERVKVKICEYNKEEKSFLKEVKKIGNSLKVNRSLQVFLVISLIYLLTTMLGSGLSAYIYIDYFKNKEVLAYSGMIGAILTFAVSPIASKIVKKIGKKTSGSIGLLISGGIFIILYLLRLNNAWVFFAFFVLCALGTSYFNVIVWAFITDIIDDQEVRTGCREDGTVYAVYSFARKLGQALAGGMTGFILSYIGYNSSQVIQSVSVSNSIYSIYTLAQGVGCILCGVVLLFIYPLGIKQVMINTEKLNKRREVENAK from the coding sequence ATGGAATATAGAAAATTTGGTATGTTAGATAAATTAGCATACATGTCAGGTGACGTAGCAAATGATTTGTCATTTATATTTGTAATGATGTATTTAATGGTATTCTATACTAAGGTATTAGGTATATCAGGAGCAGTAGTAGGATTACTATTTTTAACAGCAAGAATAGTTGATGCATTTACTGATATAGGAATGGGGAGATTAGTTGACATAATCAAACCAAGAAAAGAAGGTAAATTTAGATTTTGGATAAAAATGGTTGCACCTTTTGTAAGTTTATCGTCATTTTTACTATTTGTATATGTAGTTAAAGATTTTTCAATGCCTATAAAAATAGCATATATATTTGTTACATACATTTTTTGGGGAAGCATATGCTATACAGCGATAAATATTCCGTATGGATCAATGGCTTCAGTCATAACTATAGATTGTGAAAAAAGAGCATCATTATCAGTATATAGAAGCGTAGGAGCAAGTATATCAGTTTTATTAATCTCATATATAGTTCCTAAAGTGATATTTGTTGAAAAGTATATAAATGGTAAATTAGAAAATGTAATAGTCCCAGAAAGATTTACAATTTTAGCCTTAGCATTTTCAATTTTATCATTCATATTCTATATGTTTTGCTATAAATTTTCTATAGAAAGAGTAAAAGTTAAAATTTGTGAGTATAATAAAGAAGAAAAGAGTTTTTTAAAAGAAGTAAAGAAGATAGGAAATAGTTTAAAAGTTAATAGATCATTACAAGTATTTTTGGTAATATCTTTAATATATTTATTAACAACAATGTTAGGTAGTGGTTTATCAGCATATATTTATATTGATTATTTTAAAAACAAAGAAGTATTAGCGTATTCAGGTATGATAGGAGCAATTTTAACATTTGCTGTTTCACCTATTGCAAGTAAAATAGTAAAAAAGATAGGTAAAAAGACATCAGGATCAATAGGTCTATTAATATCAGGAGGTATATTCATAATCCTATACCTTTTAAGACTTAATAATGCATGGGTATTCTTTGCGTTCTTTGTACTATGTGCACTAGGTACATCATACTTTAATGTAATAGTTTGGGCCTTTATAACAGACATAATAGATGATCAAGAAGTTAGAACAGGTTGTAGAGAAGATGGTACAGTATATGCTGTGTATTCATTTGCTAGAAAGTTAGGTCAAGCATTAGCAGGAGGTATGACAGGATTCATATTATCATATATAGGATATAATTCAAGTCAAGTAATACAAAGTGTAAGTGTAAGCAATAGTATTTATTCAATATACACATTAGCACAAGGAGTAGGTTGTATTTTATGTGGTGTAGTACTACTATTTATATATCCTTTAGGTATAAAGCAAGTTATGATAAATACAGAAAAATTAAATAAACGTAGAGAGGTAGAAAATGCAAAATAG
- the uxuA gene encoding mannonate dehydratase, with amino-acid sequence MKIGFRWYGTEDNIPVEYIRHIPNVDTVVTAVYSVKVGEVWPMEDILELKEKANKVGLNFHVVESIPVHEDIKLGKRDYKRYIENYKENIRRCAKAGVKVICYNFMPVFDWTRSELDHKREDGSTCLVFYKDQIKKLDPTKLALPGWDSSYSVEEMAKLINEYKELGEEGLWKNLEYFLKEIIPVAIENDVYMAIHPDDPPYSIFGIPRIITCRDNLRRFLDIYPDKHHGLTMCAGSLGCDPRNDYIAMVKEFGSEGRIHFAHLRNIKILEDGSFEESGHITKEGSLDFSEIVKTYYNLGYKGYFRPDHGRMIWGETGKPGYGLYDRALGVAYINGLWEMCEKLKGGKNEK; translated from the coding sequence ATGAAAATAGGATTTAGATGGTACGGTACAGAGGATAATATACCAGTTGAATATATTAGACATATACCGAATGTGGATACAGTAGTAACAGCTGTATACAGCGTAAAAGTAGGAGAAGTTTGGCCTATGGAAGATATATTAGAGTTAAAAGAAAAGGCTAATAAGGTAGGACTTAACTTCCATGTAGTAGAAAGTATACCAGTACATGAAGATATTAAATTAGGTAAAAGAGATTACAAAAGATATATAGAAAACTATAAGGAAAATATTAGAAGATGTGCAAAAGCTGGAGTAAAGGTTATATGCTACAACTTCATGCCTGTATTTGACTGGACAAGAAGTGAATTAGATCATAAAAGAGAAGATGGATCAACATGTTTAGTATTCTATAAGGATCAAATAAAAAAACTTGACCCTACAAAATTAGCACTTCCTGGATGGGATTCATCATATAGTGTTGAAGAAATGGCAAAGTTAATTAATGAGTATAAAGAATTAGGAGAAGAAGGATTATGGAAGAATCTAGAATACTTCTTAAAAGAAATAATACCAGTGGCTATAGAAAATGATGTATATATGGCAATACATCCAGATGATCCACCATATTCAATATTTGGTATACCAAGAATAATAACTTGTAGAGATAATTTAAGAAGATTTTTAGATATATATCCTGATAAACACCATGGTTTAACAATGTGTGCTGGAAGTTTAGGATGTGATCCTAGAAATGATTATATAGCTATGGTTAAAGAATTTGGTAGTGAAGGAAGAATACATTTTGCACATTTAAGAAATATAAAGATACTAGAAGATGGAAGCTTTGAAGAATCAGGTCATATCACAAAAGAAGGTAGTTTAGATTTTTCTGAAATAGTTAAGACATACTATAATCTAGGCTACAAAGGTTACTTTAGACCAGATCATGGAAGAATGATATGGGGAGAAACAGGTAAACCAGGTTATGGTCTATATGACAGAGCATTAGGAGTAGCATATATAAACGGATTATGGGAAATGTGTGAAAAATTAAAAGGGGGTAAAAATGAAAAATAA
- a CDS encoding SDR family oxidoreductase, whose translation MKNKVVVVTGAAGVICSMIAKHFAKLGAKVAMLDLNYEKAKEYEEKFAKEGLKTKAYKCNVLDKKNIEEVYEDIKKDLGKVDVLINGAGGNNPKATADQEFYDKENKGTSFFDLDPKGISFVFDLNILGTILPTQVIAKDMEKGCSIINISSMNSYTPLTKIVAYSGAKASVNNFTQWLAVHLAKVGVRCNAIAPGFLVTNQNKKLLFNDDGTPTQRTGKILRNTPMERFGEPEEMLGALEFLVDNEKASFITGVIIPIDGGFSAYSGV comes from the coding sequence ATGAAAAATAAAGTAGTAGTTGTAACTGGAGCAGCAGGTGTAATTTGTTCAATGATAGCAAAACATTTTGCAAAGTTAGGTGCAAAGGTAGCGATGCTAGATTTAAATTATGAAAAAGCAAAAGAATATGAAGAAAAATTTGCAAAAGAAGGTCTAAAGACTAAGGCATATAAGTGTAATGTTTTAGATAAAAAAAATATTGAAGAAGTTTATGAAGATATAAAAAAGGATTTGGGTAAGGTAGATGTATTAATAAATGGTGCTGGAGGAAATAATCCAAAAGCAACAGCAGACCAAGAATTCTACGATAAAGAAAACAAGGGTACAAGCTTTTTTGACTTAGATCCTAAAGGTATAAGTTTTGTTTTTGATTTAAATATTTTAGGAACAATATTACCAACACAAGTAATTGCAAAAGATATGGAAAAAGGATGTAGCATAATAAATATATCAAGTATGAACTCATACACACCTTTAACAAAGATAGTTGCATATTCAGGGGCTAAAGCTAGTGTAAATAACTTTACACAATGGTTAGCAGTACATTTAGCAAAAGTAGGTGTAAGATGTAATGCAATAGCACCAGGATTTTTAGTAACTAATCAAAATAAGAAGTTATTATTCAATGATGATGGAACACCAACACAAAGAACAGGTAAGATATTAAGAAACACACCAATGGAAAGATTTGGAGAACCAGAAGAAATGCTAGGAGCATTAGAATTTTTAGTAGATAATGAAAAAGCAAGTTTTATTACAGGAGTAATAATACCTATTGACGGCGGATTCAGTGCATATTCGGGGGTATAA
- the uxaC gene encoding glucuronate isomerase, with translation MKLDMEKFMLNSKLANKLYTEYAKDVPIYDYHCHLDPKEIYEDKEFSNISEIWLNGDHYKWRAMRANGIREEYITGDKTDYEKFYAWASTLDKCILNPLYHWNALELKRYFNIDEILTSKNANVIWDAVNNIKYSPRKLIEISNVNTLCTTDSPISDLKYHKLIRESNFKTNVLPGFRPDEALSIGKPKFYNFINQIPSVVGYEIKEYEDLVRALSERIKYFDENGTCVCDHGLTYMPFEKASLEEVKEIFKKALNKEGLSEKEVNKYLTRLLVDLSKEYKKYDWTMQIHFGAIRDNNKKYFEKLGYDSGFDSITDDTNLAYKLNGLLNEMVENDSLPKMIIYNLNPMYNDLIASTIANFQPNNGNMQFGAAWWFNDTKEGMLKQMKCLANNGLFSKFVGMLTDSRSFLSYTRHDYFRRILCDFIADLVERNEIPKDMDMLKELIQNICYYNAKRYFEKRGR, from the coding sequence ATGAAATTAGATATGGAAAAATTCATGCTTAATAGTAAATTAGCTAATAAGCTATACACTGAATATGCGAAAGATGTACCTATTTATGACTACCATTGTCATTTAGACCCTAAAGAAATATATGAAGATAAGGAATTTTCTAATATTTCTGAAATTTGGCTAAATGGCGATCACTATAAATGGCGTGCTATGAGGGCAAATGGAATTCGTGAAGAATATATTACAGGTGATAAGACAGATTATGAAAAATTTTATGCATGGGCTAGTACACTTGATAAGTGCATATTAAATCCACTTTATCATTGGAATGCACTAGAATTAAAAAGATATTTCAATATAGATGAAATATTAACAAGTAAAAATGCAAACGTTATTTGGGATGCTGTTAATAATATAAAGTATAGTCCGAGAAAGTTGATAGAAATATCTAATGTAAATACTTTATGTACAACTGATAGCCCAATATCAGACTTAAAATATCATAAATTAATACGTGAAAGTAACTTTAAAACTAATGTGCTACCAGGATTTAGACCCGATGAAGCATTAAGTATAGGTAAACCTAAGTTCTATAACTTTATTAACCAAATTCCTTCTGTTGTAGGTTATGAAATAAAGGAATATGAGGACTTAGTTAGAGCATTAAGTGAAAGAATAAAATATTTTGATGAAAATGGTACTTGTGTTTGTGATCATGGACTAACATATATGCCATTTGAAAAGGCTAGTTTAGAAGAAGTAAAAGAAATTTTCAAGAAAGCTTTAAATAAAGAGGGATTAAGTGAAAAAGAAGTAAATAAATATTTGACAAGACTCTTAGTAGATTTAAGCAAAGAATACAAAAAATATGACTGGACTATGCAAATACATTTTGGTGCTATAAGAGATAATAACAAGAAGTACTTTGAAAAGTTAGGCTATGATTCAGGATTTGATTCAATTACTGATGATACAAATTTAGCATACAAGTTAAATGGCTTATTAAATGAAATGGTAGAAAATGACAGTTTACCTAAAATGATAATATATAACTTAAACCCTATGTATAATGATTTGATAGCAAGCACCATAGCAAATTTCCAACCAAACAATGGAAATATGCAATTTGGTGCTGCATGGTGGTTTAATGATACTAAAGAAGGTATGTTAAAACAAATGAAATGCTTAGCAAATAATGGTTTATTCTCAAAATTTGTAGGTATGTTAACAGATTCAAGAAGTTTCTTATCATATACAAGACATGATTACTTTAGAAGAATTTTATGTGACTTTATTGCTGATTTAGTTGAAAGAAACGAAATACCAAAAGATATGGATATGTTAAAAGAACTAATACAAAACATTTGTTACTATAACGCAAAAAGATATTTTGAAAAAAGGGGTAGATAG
- a CDS encoding HAD family hydrolase: protein MQNRKIVCIDSDGCAMDTMNYKHIYCFGPIAVRVFNIKEKEEFLKKWNKINLYSKTRGVNRFVGLSLVFDSINKPLNDLKAWINSTNELSNKSLEKEISKKKSGELEKALIWSNEVNKKIEGIKYMAKPFSSVKDAIHKMKKYVDIAIVSAANNEAIKDEWEKFGLIDYVDYVMGQSQGTKKDCIKYLIDKGYEPKNIVMMGDSPGDILSAKENNVLMYPIIVNEENESWDLFINHILEKFLKDEYKDAEYIEKYERKLGDLDAKNS from the coding sequence ATGCAAAATAGGAAAATTGTATGTATAGATTCAGATGGTTGTGCTATGGATACCATGAATTACAAACATATATATTGTTTTGGACCTATTGCTGTAAGAGTGTTTAATATAAAGGAAAAAGAAGAATTTTTAAAAAAATGGAATAAGATAAATCTTTATTCAAAAACAAGAGGAGTAAATAGATTTGTTGGACTTTCCTTAGTGTTTGATAGTATAAATAAACCTTTAAATGATTTAAAAGCATGGATAAATTCGACAAATGAGTTATCTAATAAGTCTTTAGAGAAAGAAATTTCGAAAAAAAAGAGTGGTGAGCTAGAAAAGGCACTTATATGGAGCAATGAAGTTAATAAAAAAATAGAAGGTATAAAATATATGGCTAAGCCTTTTTCTAGCGTTAAAGATGCAATACATAAGATGAAAAAATATGTGGATATAGCAATAGTGTCAGCAGCAAATAATGAGGCTATAAAAGACGAATGGGAAAAATTTGGATTAATAGATTATGTAGATTATGTAATGGGTCAAAGTCAAGGTACAAAGAAAGATTGTATTAAATATTTAATTGATAAAGGGTATGAACCTAAAAATATAGTAATGATGGGTGATTCACCAGGAGATATATTGTCTGCAAAAGAAAATAATGTTCTTATGTACCCTATAATAGTAAACGAAGAAAATGAGAGTTGGGATTTATTCATAAACCATATCCTAGAAAAATTTTTGAAAGATGAATACAAAGATGCTGAATATATAGAAAAATATGAAAGAAAGTTAGGTGACTTAGATGCCAAGAACAGTTAA
- the gpmA gene encoding 2,3-diphosphoglycerate-dependent phosphoglycerate mutase, which produces MKLVLIRHGQSAWNLENKFTGWTDVDLTEKGVEEAKNGGKTLKDLGLEFDVAFTSYQKRAIKTLNYVLEGIDQLYLPVYKSWRLNERHYGALQGLNKAETAKKYGDEQVHIWRRSFDVAPPKVEVTDKERYPKFDRRYKDLTDEECPRGESLKDTIARVLPYWNDVISKEIKDGKNVIIAAHGNSLRALIKYLLNISDKDILDLNLTTGKPLIFDIDKDLNILSKPESF; this is translated from the coding sequence ATGAAGTTAGTATTAATACGTCACGGACAAAGTGCTTGGAATTTAGAAAATAAGTTCACTGGATGGACAGATGTAGATTTAACTGAAAAAGGTGTTGAAGAAGCTAAAAATGGTGGAAAAACACTTAAAGATTTAGGATTAGAATTTGATGTAGCATTCACATCTTACCAAAAAAGAGCAATCAAGACTTTAAACTACGTACTAGAAGGAATAGACCAACTATATCTTCCTGTATATAAATCATGGAGATTAAATGAACGTCACTACGGTGCATTACAAGGTCTAAATAAAGCTGAAACTGCTAAAAAATATGGTGATGAACAAGTTCACATCTGGAGAAGAAGCTTCGATGTTGCTCCACCTAAGGTTGAAGTAACTGATAAAGAAAGATATCCTAAATTCGACAGAAGATACAAAGATTTAACAGATGAAGAATGTCCAAGAGGAGAAAGCTTAAAAGATACAATTGCAAGAGTATTACCATACTGGAACGATGTTATTTCAAAAGAAATAAAAGATGGTAAAAATGTAATTATTGCTGCTCACGGTAATAGTTTAAGAGCATTAATTAAATATCTTTTAAATATTTCTGATAAGGATATACTAGATTTAAATTTAACAACTGGTAAGCCTTTAATTTTTGACATAGATAAAGATTTAAATATTCTTTCAAAACCTGAAAGTTTTTAA
- a CDS encoding glycoside hydrolase family 3 protein: protein MPRTVNLKEKPYNLSDKQISWVENTINSMSDEEKIGQLFFNLFSLEDRKFTETDLTNKEIIEKYHIGGARYQGGNKEAVMNLINDLQEYSKIPLLVAANCDSGGDGACSDGTYIATAAQCEASGDETVSYNAGYVSGVEEQALGINVNFDPCVDIIKNFRNTIVNTRAYGRDTDVVIKHTVSYLKGLDKSKVIKCIKHFPGDGIEERDQHLVLGINNLSIEDWEKSFGEVYRTHINNGVEMIMAGHIALPNYQKYLVKGLEDKDVLPATLASELIQDLLKEKLNFNGLVITDASHMLGMTSSMQRKDYVPKAIAAGCDMFLFFNDIDEDFNYMLNGYKNGVITKERLHDALRRILGLKAKLGLNIEKPKRSLKDLDVIGCKEHKEMQKEAIDKGISLIKDTKNVLPINNKKHKRVRLYIIEGEKNGIYKPNEEFEKLCVEKLEKEGFIVTLNDRGVRAKGSVEKYKKEVDLALVFVDVKGYAEQNNMRIKYSGPMSNEIPWFVHEVPTVVVSFNFTNHLHDLTMAKCYINAYSDCKETINQLVDKLLGKSEFKGKHFNENVWANQFQAKL, encoded by the coding sequence ATGCCAAGAACAGTTAATTTAAAAGAAAAACCATATAATTTGAGTGATAAACAAATTTCATGGGTTGAAAATACAATAAATTCAATGAGTGATGAAGAAAAAATAGGACAACTATTCTTTAATCTTTTCAGTCTAGAAGATAGAAAATTTACTGAAACAGATTTAACAAATAAGGAAATTATAGAAAAATATCATATAGGAGGTGCAAGATACCAAGGTGGTAATAAAGAAGCTGTAATGAATTTAATAAATGATTTACAAGAATATTCAAAAATACCTCTATTAGTTGCAGCTAATTGTGATTCAGGTGGAGATGGTGCTTGTAGCGATGGTACATATATAGCAACAGCTGCACAATGTGAAGCTAGTGGAGATGAAACTGTTTCATATAATGCTGGATATGTTAGTGGAGTAGAAGAACAAGCACTAGGAATAAATGTTAATTTTGATCCTTGCGTAGATATAATAAAAAACTTTAGAAATACAATTGTTAATACAAGAGCATATGGTAGAGATACAGATGTTGTAATTAAACATACAGTCTCATATTTAAAAGGTTTAGATAAGAGCAAAGTAATAAAATGCATAAAACATTTCCCTGGAGATGGAATAGAAGAAAGAGACCAACATTTAGTGTTAGGAATTAACAATTTAAGTATAGAAGATTGGGAAAAAAGTTTTGGAGAAGTATACAGAACTCATATAAATAATGGTGTTGAAATGATAATGGCAGGTCACATTGCATTACCTAATTATCAAAAATACTTAGTTAAAGGATTAGAAGATAAAGATGTGTTACCAGCAACATTAGCAAGTGAATTAATACAAGACTTATTAAAAGAAAAATTAAACTTTAATGGTTTAGTTATTACAGATGCATCACATATGCTAGGTATGACTTCTAGTATGCAAAGAAAAGATTATGTACCTAAGGCAATAGCAGCTGGTTGCGATATGTTCTTATTCTTCAATGATATAGATGAAGACTTTAACTATATGTTAAATGGGTACAAAAATGGTGTGATAACAAAAGAAAGATTACATGATGCATTAAGAAGAATTTTAGGTCTTAAGGCAAAGTTAGGACTAAATATTGAAAAACCAAAAAGAAGTCTAAAAGATTTAGATGTAATTGGTTGCAAAGAACATAAGGAAATGCAAAAAGAAGCTATAGATAAAGGTATAAGTTTAATTAAAGATACAAAAAATGTTTTGCCTATTAATAATAAAAAACATAAAAGAGTAAGACTATACATAATAGAAGGTGAAAAAAATGGAATATATAAGCCAAACGAAGAATTTGAAAAATTATGTGTAGAAAAATTAGAAAAAGAAGGATTTATAGTAACTTTAAATGATAGAGGAGTTCGTGCTAAAGGAAGTGTAGAAAAATACAAAAAAGAAGTTGATTTAGCATTAGTATTTGTAGATGTTAAAGGGTATGCTGAACAAAATAATATGAGAATTAAATATAGCGGGCCTATGTCAAATGAAATACCTTGGTTTGTTCATGAAGTACCTACTGTTGTTGTTTCATTTAATTTTACAAATCATTTACATGACTTAACAATGGCAAAGTGCTACATTAATGCATATTCTGATTGCAAGGAAACAATTAACCAACTAGTAGATAAACTATTAGGTAAATCAGAATTTAAAGGAAAACATTTTAATGAAAATGTTTGGGCTAATCAATTTCAAGCTAAACTATAA